In Papaver somniferum cultivar HN1 chromosome 1, ASM357369v1, whole genome shotgun sequence, a genomic segment contains:
- the LOC113291853 gene encoding UPF0548 protein At2g17695-like, which produces MVFLFRQRPSSDQQKACIEKSGGKFNYDSKYRGASAKSVSSLRNDIELSNEGFFLNHSRTLVGSGLNTYERGKNALLTWRHFALNWAMVDPSTPIEIGSKFCVCAKEILPWIAMPLQVAYVTDIKNPNKEKLKASFGFGSGTLQGHLLSGEERFSIEMDENNQVWYEILSFSKPAHFLSFITYPYVQLRQKVFAHQSANAVVNYVNQQPKM; this is translated from the exons ATGGTATTTCTGTTCAGGCAACGGCCGAGTTCTGATCAGCAGAAAGCTTGCATCGAAAA GTCAGGAGGGAAATTCAACTATGACTCTAAATATAGAGGAGCTTCTGCAAAATCAGTGTCATCTCTTCGAAATGATATAGAGCTTTCAAACGAGGGTTTCTTCCTTAACCACTCTCGTACTTTAGTtggttctggtctcaacacctatGAAAGGGGCAAAAATGCTCTCTTAACATGGAG ACATTTTGCACTGAATTGGGCAATGGTTGATCCTAGTACACCAATTGAAATAGGGTCAAAGTTCTGTGTTTGTGCCAAGGAAATTCTCCCATGGATAGCAATGCCACTACAAGTGGCTTATGTTACCGATATCAAAAATCCTAACAAGGAGAAGCTCAAGGCATCTTTTGGGTTCGGCAGTGGAACCCTTCAAGGTCACTTGTTG TCAGGGGAAGAACGGTTCTCGATTGAAATGGATGAGAACAACCAAGTGTGGTACGAAATCCTTTCTTTTTCAAAACCTGCTCACTTTCTGTCATTTATTACGTACCCTTACGTGCAGCTGAGGCAGAAAGTATTTGCTCATCAGTCTGCCAATGCAGTCGTGAAttatgtaaatcaacaacctaaaatgTGA
- the LOC113291828 gene encoding putative tRNA pseudouridine synthase Pus10: MAINNEQAQVISCSKEVGVIVEAKEAQITTGPSEEEAADKIISDTVLSFPSHAILDLLSIGVCTRCIFRLFGVRGQIYSSSLLSPTIFAPLIQKSNGSDDEHSKGPPQESEFCSICLGILQFSFSKEKQNLVKSELINNVSEEIARFIKQEGHEIDSFSLEVSIPIILANERSVWLYLKKKYGSELWFEDKFHAEHVTVKDAFKLAITSSLETLLTAKSEISSSSRIRLNYTHSKASLNLESFVETDQNCKRRKTEDSVENADGANVKRGAECSEQSNGETDAAIQRSLSRLQDYAFCERFKSPPEKVKEPCKLEIICNRAPIYIGGRYLKYSRNVSQSRWLIDDERKGEASVEEIIGGNILPICRGNNYKFHAAGREDIDVRMLGSGRPFLVEIQNARHVPSEVSIGEMEEKINSLREKLVRVRNLQVLGSEGWTLMREGETEKQKQYAALVWISRPLEDEDLQTITSLMDMSILQKTPVRVLHRRSPLDREKIIHWMKIERIVGSQQYLLLHLCTEAGTYIKEFVHGDLGRTYPNLGSILKCRAEILQLDVTDVKMDCFN; the protein is encoded by the exons ATGGCGATCAACAACGAACAAGCACAAGTTATTAGTTGCAGCAAGGAGGTGGGTGTTATTGTTGAAGCTAAAGAGGCGCAGATTACTACTGGTCCTTCCGAGGAAGAAGCCGCCGATAAGATTATCTCTGATActgttctttcttttccttctcatgCTATCCTCGACTTATTATCTATTGGG GTTTGTACTAGATGTATCTTTCGATTGTTTGGAGTTCGTGGACAAATTTATTCGTCTTCATTGTTATCACCAACAATCTTTGCTCCACTCATTCAGAAATCTAATGGTTCTGATGATGAACATTCTAAGGGACCACCTCAGGAATCTGAATTTTGTAGTATTTGTTTAGGGATTTTGCAATTTAGTTTTAGTAAGGAGAAGCAAAATTTGGTGAAAAGTGAGCTTATTAATAATGTTAGTGAAGAGATTGCGAGATTTATCAAGCAAGAGGGACATGAGATTGATAGCTTTTCACTTGAAGTGTCTATTCCAATTATCTTAGCAAATGAACGTTCGGTTTG GTTATATTTGAAAAAGAAGTATGGATCTGAACTTTGGTTTGAAGATAAGTTTCATGCGGAGCATGTTACTGTGAAAGACGCCTTCAAATTGGCAATAACAAGTTCGCTTGAAACCCTGTTG ACTGCTAAATCTGAGATCAGCTCATCCTCCCGTATTCGTCTAAATTACACACACAGTAAAGCATCCTTGAATCTTGAGAGTTTCGTAGAGACGGATCAAAATTGCAAGAGAAGGAAAACAG AGGATAGTGTAGAAAATGCTGATGGGGCAAATGTGAAACGTGGCGCTGAGTGTTCTGAACAATCAAATGGCGAAACAGATGCTGCAATTCAGAGATCTCTTAGTCGTTTGCAAGATTATGCATTCTGTGAGCGATTTAAGTCCCCACCCGAGAAG GTGAAAGAACCATGCAAATTGGAAATTATTTGCAATAGAGCACCTATTTATATTGGTGGACGGTACTTAAAG TACTCGAGAAATGTGAGTCAGTCACGTTGGCTAATTGACGATGAAAGAAAGGGAGAAGCATCTGTTGAG GAGATAATTGGGGGCAACATTCTTCCTATATGTCGAGGCAACAACTACAAGTTTCATGCAGCTGGTAGAGAAGATATTGAT GTTCGTATGCTAGGTTCTGGTCGGCCTTTCCTTGTTGAAATACAAAATGCACGTCATGTCCCCTCAGAAGTGTCTATTGGAGAAATGGAAGAAAAGATAAACAGCCTAAGAGAAAAATTA GTTAGAGTGAGAAATCTTCAGGTTTTGGGAAGCGAAGGGTGGACCTTGATGCGTGAAGGAGAGACAGAGAAACAG AAGCAATATGCAGCACTAGTGTGGATTTCTCGTCCGCTGGAAGATGAGGACCTTCAGACGATAACTTCACTTATGGACATG AGTATTCTGCAGAAAACCCCAGTCAGGGTGCTTCATCGTCGAAGTCCATTGGATCGTGAAAAGATTATCCACTG GATGAAGATTGAGCGAATAGTCGGAAGTCAGCAGTATTTGCTATTGCATCTATGTACTGAG GCAGGAACATATATCAAAGAATTCGTGCATGGTGATCTGGGGCGTACTTATCCAAA TCTTGGTTCAATATTGAAATGCAGAGCTGAGATACTGCAGCTTGATGTTACAGATGTGAAGATGGACTGTTTTAACTGA
- the LOC113291837 gene encoding enoyl-CoA hydratase 2, peroxisomal-like isoform X1 has protein sequence MDPEAIISYQFPEAEFTYTERDVAYYALGVGACSGDAVDKKELKYVYHENGQSHIKVLPTFATLFNPGAIRNFMSIPSMEFDPRLLLHGQQYIEIYSPLPANACIQNKSVVAGLHDKGKAAVIEVDTTSYDRESGKALCLNRLTVYLRGAGGFSKSSPPYSCSKYPSDQIKPVKFPNCQPFTVSEECTQKSQALLYRLSGDYNPLHSDPMVAEVAGFSRPILHGLCTLGFAVRAIIKCVCNGEPTRVKSILGRFLLHVYPGETLITEMWVEDSRVLYKTKVKERNKTVLSGYVGIHPPTASL, from the exons AGATGTAGCGTATTATGCCCTAGGTGTTGGAGCATGTTCAGGGGATGCTGTAGATAAGAAAGAGCTGAAATATGTCTACCATGAAAATGGGCAATCACatataaag GTGTTGCCGACATTTGCTACTTTATTCAATCCAGGGGCTATTCGGAATTTTATGAGTATTCCAAGCATGGA ATTTGATCCAAGGCTTCTACTGCATGGCCAGCAGTACATTGAAATCTACAGTCCTTTACCTGCAAATGCCTGT ATACAAAATAAATCCGTAGTTGCAGGATTGCATGATAAAG GTAAAGCAGCTGTCATTGAGGTAGATACCACAAGTTATGACAGAGAATCTGGCAAAGCTCTATGCCTGAACCG GCTGACTGTTTACTTGCGAGGTGCTGGTGGCTTCTCAAAATCATCACCCCCATATTCGTGTAGCAAGTACCCATCCGATCAGATTAAGCCTGTTAAGTTTCCGAACTGCCAACCTTTCACAGTCAGCGAGGAATGCACACAAAAATCTCAG GCACTACTCTACAGGCTATCGGGTGATTATAATCCTTTGCACTCAGATCCCATGGTGGCAGAGGTAGCAGG GTTTTCTCGCCCAATACTGCATGGATTGTGTACACTTGGGTTTGCAGTAAGGGCAATTATAAAATGTGTTTGCAATGGGGAACCAACTAGAGTTAAAAGTATACTTGGTCGTTTCCTTCTACATGTTTACCCAGGCGAAACATTGATCACAGAAATGTGGGTAGAAGACTCGAG GGTCTTATACAAGACGAAGGTGAAAGAGAGAAACAAAACAGTTCTCTCCGGTTATGTTGGTATCCATCCTCCCACAGCATCATTGTAA
- the LOC113291837 gene encoding enoyl-CoA hydratase 2, peroxisomal-like isoform X2 gives MDPEAIISYQFPEAEFTYTERDVAYYALGVGACSGDAVDKKELKYVYHENGQSHIKIQNKSVVAGLHDKGKAAVIEVDTTSYDRESGKALCLNRLTVYLRGAGGFSKSSPPYSCSKYPSDQIKPVKFPNCQPFTVSEECTQKSQALLYRLSGDYNPLHSDPMVAEVAGFSRPILHGLCTLGFAVRAIIKCVCNGEPTRVKSILGRFLLHVYPGETLITEMWVEDSRVLYKTKVKERNKTVLSGYVGIHPPTASL, from the exons AGATGTAGCGTATTATGCCCTAGGTGTTGGAGCATGTTCAGGGGATGCTGTAGATAAGAAAGAGCTGAAATATGTCTACCATGAAAATGGGCAATCACatataaag ATACAAAATAAATCCGTAGTTGCAGGATTGCATGATAAAG GTAAAGCAGCTGTCATTGAGGTAGATACCACAAGTTATGACAGAGAATCTGGCAAAGCTCTATGCCTGAACCG GCTGACTGTTTACTTGCGAGGTGCTGGTGGCTTCTCAAAATCATCACCCCCATATTCGTGTAGCAAGTACCCATCCGATCAGATTAAGCCTGTTAAGTTTCCGAACTGCCAACCTTTCACAGTCAGCGAGGAATGCACACAAAAATCTCAG GCACTACTCTACAGGCTATCGGGTGATTATAATCCTTTGCACTCAGATCCCATGGTGGCAGAGGTAGCAGG GTTTTCTCGCCCAATACTGCATGGATTGTGTACACTTGGGTTTGCAGTAAGGGCAATTATAAAATGTGTTTGCAATGGGGAACCAACTAGAGTTAAAAGTATACTTGGTCGTTTCCTTCTACATGTTTACCCAGGCGAAACATTGATCACAGAAATGTGGGTAGAAGACTCGAG GGTCTTATACAAGACGAAGGTGAAAGAGAGAAACAAAACAGTTCTCTCCGGTTATGTTGGTATCCATCCTCCCACAGCATCATTGTAA